ttatatatatgattctgCGGCCAATAAGTTGGTACACTTTTGTCCACAgaaaagtttatttttgttctttcaCAGAAAATCCAATAGAATGCATCTCTATTTGTTAGGTCAAGAGGCCAATGTTGAAGTAAGATAATGTTTCAAGtagattttgccaaaaaaattGTCCAAAAACAAGATTTTGCCAATATTTGTGTCATTATATACAgcattttttttgaagatttctAATATAGAACTTTGGTCAATCTTTAGCATATTCGTTCACAATATATATGCTAAAGAttattgaccaaaaaaaagagattattaTACTACTAGCTAGATGAAGTTGTATTAttccatattatatattttcgttCTTTGTCGTACGTGTGTTAAGTCAAATCACCATAAATTTCAATTTTGAGTAGTATAGATGttgttgtttcaaaaaaaaaagataaaaagaaagaaagaaagagtagTATTTTATTGAGTATCATTGTATTgtgaattataaatatatagcCTCGTTGAATCTTTTTAAATTGGTTTCAAAGAAATATAGTAGCCTACATTTCTATGTAAAATGCCATAAGAAAATTTTAACataagtttttctttcttaaatgattagtaGATTAACAAAAAAGTAATAAACCATTTCCCTTGGGACATTTCAGAATTTTGCTattacattttttctttaaccTTTGTTCTTTCACCATGCTtctaaatttgtatatatggcCTGAACAAAATATCACTATTGTGCAATTAGTCCAACTCATCAAATGTGGTATACTAATTCACTCACCGTGTTTAGCATAAGGATTCAATGATTTATCTTGTTTAACTCATAGTCATATAGTGATTGATTCTAGACTAATGCACAGACCGTGTTAAAGTCTTGTATTTCTTGAACTCTTTTTTGATCACACACATTATTGAAGAATGTAATGGATAGACTCGGTCCAGTTCCGTCAAAAGGAAGTTATCTACACTTCACGCGTTTATATAATTCAaactttttctttatatattatataaagtttaataatCTGAAAAGTCTACATCAAAcgaatatttatatacatatcatATGTAGATAGATACTTTTATATTCCCTTGCAAGTAGCATGTATAGTAGTCATCATAATATGACAAAACGAAATAAATGGAAATTAAAACGTAACTAAAACGGAGACCACAGGCGTTGATAAtgaaatatctatcttattaaaacagaaacattctgttggacttaacatttattttgtaagtttttaaattaaatacacttttatactttatagttaaacctacattaaatcattaatattcttttctttatactattatccatgtttccaaacaatatacttatttctttatactactatcaatgtttccaaacaatatattttttatactactatcaatgtttccaaacaatacaataattaatcttagttattttatatctatcattttctctttaaaattttgtagaaacgtcataatttcataaattgcaaaataataaactttaaaatttggattataagattacaaattatgaaactattataatttaaatcaaattagattacatatcggtcatccaacagttcaatcggttagtctcggattttaatgatattttttttagtatgaatattttaaaaacctaaattgaattgtcagatctccggattaaccggtataatcacaatcgggttgaattaaaaaacactaaatttaaatgcaaaaatattctaaatacactctttaaaattaccaaaatatttgttatattattagtgaaatttttcatcgtaaaatattccgcgcttccaagcgcgggtcaaaatctagtttagtAATAAATCTCAAAATAAGTGATGGAAAAGACTATAATTAAACAAAAGTCTTAAATCAAGattctattaatttaataacAGAATAAATGCTAATTAAGAAAAGTAAGAGGGAGGAAAGGGAGTTGGGGGGGTTTAGAAGAGGACGTGGTTGGGTTGTTTCGTTTCCATCcactctttctttctctcttgtttgtttctttctccAGCCCTTCGCCAGACCATCAAGGAGGGAGGACAACAAAAGCTTAGCTTTTTTCTGGGGTTTAATCAATCAAAGACGaacagatttgaatttttattgggtcttcagagaagaagaagcagagacaTTTAAAAAGGTATGATCTTTCATTGGTTCTGGGTTTTGATTTCATGTTTTTAAGacaagagtaaaaaaaaaaagacaagaactTTGTGTAAGAAGCTTGTCTGAATCTCGTATTTGATTGGTCTAAATCATTAAATCTTGGATAATTATGACAAAGTTGGTACTTTGAGATTTATACTATtgtaaagtttcaaactttacaCGATTCTATTGGGTTTAGATCTGAATTGAAGACATGGTTTTGCAGGAGGGAAGACAATGGAGGAAACAATGGCGGCTAGGTATTGGTGTCACATGTGTTCACAGATGGTGAACCCCACAATGGAATCCGAGATCAAATGCCCCTTTTGCCAAAGCGGATTCGTCGAAGAAATGAGCGGTAACGGAGGCTTAAGAGACGTTCAAGACCCAGAAACGGAGTTTGGAACAACAGACCGTGCCATGTCTCTATGGGCACCAATCTTGCTCGGGATGATGAGCAGTCCTCGTAGACGAAGAAGGTTCAGAAGAGCAGAGCTCGgtttagaagaagaagacaacaatGAAGACGATGATGATGTTGCtgatcgtcatcatcatcatcatcatcatagagCTAGAAGACACGGTGGAGAGATTGATTTGGACAGAGAGTTCGAATCTATCTTGAGGAGAAGACGGAGAAGCTCCGGGAATATACTGCAGCTGCTTCAAGGGATACGCGCAGGGATTGCTTCTGAGTATGAGAGCTCTGATAACAACGAGAGAGTCATCATGATCAATCCTTATAGCCAGTCCCTCGTTGTGAGAGGATCTTCTGATCAGACCCATTCTGCGTTGACTTCGCTTGGAGACTACTTCATTGGACCTGGTTTGGATCTTTTGCTTCAGCATTTGGCTGAGAACGATCCCAACAGGCAAGGGACTCCGCCTGCTCGTAAAGAAGCTGTTGAGGCTTTGCCGACGGTTAAGATAACGGAACCTTCGTTGCAGTGTTCGGTTTGTTTGGATGATTTTGAGAGAGGCGTTGATGAAGCGAAAGAGATGCCGTGTAAGCATAAGTTTCATGTCAAGTGTATTGTCCCCTGGCTTGAGCTTCATAACTCGTGTCCCGTGTGTCGGTTCGAGCTTCCTTCTGGtaatgatgatggtgatggtgagaGTAAGGTTGAGTCAGGGGGAGGAGGAGCGAGGACGAGAAGTGTTCCTGAGAGTAGTGACAGAGAGGTTGTTGAGAGTGTGggggagagaggaagagaggatgATGCGAGGAGTGGGAATGGGAGAAGGTTCTCGATTCCATGGCCGTTCAGTggtttcttctcttcctcttcttcttcctcctcgtcttcttcttcggcATCTGGATCATCTCAGTCTGGTGAGAACAATGTCTACTCAAGATCTTATGGTTCTTCTCGctgataaaagaagaaaacatccAGAAACTTAAAAATCTTGTTGTCTTGTATTTTTCTCATGTTCTAGCTCTTTGATTTGTTTCCTTCTCTGCATTTCATTTTGCTGCTTTGTATGTACATAACAATGTTGTTCTTTTACTCATGAGTCATGactgttaaaaaaataatccaTGGAGgtattatatgtttttcttcGTTTCAATCTCTTTCATTGTTTGCTATACAGAGATGATCAAATTGGGTTTGTGTGTTTTTGGTTTAtactgtttttgttattataattgcGACTTGTATATCAAACTTATGTCAAAATCATGAACACTAACTTTTGTCTCAGCAACAGATGGCcatatatatttactataaaTGTTCTAAAAGTTTCGACGTGAAATTTTAATGCATCCATGATCCATCTCATCTTCAGCATTGAACATTTGAATGTGAAGCTTGTGGGACTGAATTTGTACAGATAAACtgagaaaatttaaaaatttaaacgtTGGTGCTATATTAATTATGAGTTTAACCGACACTGAAAATTATTCAGAAATggaaaattattatgtttatgtATTGAATCATAGGAACTTAAGTTAAAAGAAATAGAACGATCAATTATTGGCCAATGGCCAGGATGGGTTCTGTATGGGCGATAATGATTCAAATCTTTCATGTACAGATGAAGACAGTTCGTATTATTTTGTTCGAGacttttttaatattgaaattataatGAAGCCCACATAGTGAtgattaaactttttttttgtcggagTGACTTTGTATGGGCGAATGCTTCATGCGCTGtctctttctttttgtcttCATGCTCGTTCTTTCCCAAAAACAAGATcatgaaatatataaatgacCATTATCTCTAACGTACtataatataagtatataacagaaacaataagaaagaaaaacaaaggaATCATGATAATAGATACGTGTATGATTGATTAGTTCCATACAAccaaatataaaccaaaataaagaGCCGTAAGTGGATTCACTGGTCACCACAGTAGtcattcaaaaaataaactTGAGTTTTCTATTTCAAGATTTGTAGTCCCAATCTTgaataaaatgtataataaaaccGCTCATACTTGCGTTTCCACCGAACGCCAAAAACGTGAATTTCTTTTTAAGATggtgaatcatcatcatcacttgaCGGTCAAGATCTTGATAAGGGAAGCATTACCAACTCGGAGCAGAGCAACAACAGAGTCTCCAGTCTTACACAGCTGCTTCTCTTTCCCATGCTGAGTCGCAAACTCGATAGCTTCTTCTGTCGACTCATCATGCGAGGCTCTTGCAGACCCTGCGTACAGCACCGGGATCAGACCACGGAATATGAGGCTGTGCCTCGCCGGGGATTCGTCGCTGCAAGACCAGTCAAAGAAGTCGGTTTTCATCTCGGGAACAACGACTGATAAGATAGGCATCCCTGGCCTGTACTTAGCCACAAGCCTCGCCGTGCTTCCTCCCCTGGTCAGGACCATGATGAGAGTGGCTCTAGCCGAGTTAGCTGTTCTCACTGCAGAAGAGGCCAGCGACTCAAGCGGGGACATTGGAACCGGAGAGTACTGCATGATTCTCTTGAAGACGTCTCCGTAGTCAAGCGTGCTCTCCGCTTCAACGCATATCTTAGCCATTGTACGCACAGCTAGCTCAGGGTAAGCTCCAGCTGCGGTCTCTCCGCTGAGCATGACGCAGTCGGTGCCGTCGAGGACTGCGTTCGCTACGTCGGTGGCTTCAGCTCTCGTGGGTCGAGGGGATTTGATCATGGACTCGAGCATCTGAGTCGCTGTGACCACTGGTTTTCCCTGGATGTTGCATTTGTAGATCATAACTTTCTGAGCTAAGAAGATCTTCTCAATCGGGATCTCCATGCCGAGATCTCCTCTTGCGATCATAAAGGCGTCGGAGTTGACCAAGATGTCATCGAAGTTGGCCACACCTTCTTGGTTCTCAACCTAATCCAAACAAAACCAAACGCAATCAAACCATGTGTTCCTGTAGTTTCTGAAACAGTTGAAGAGGGGTTTGGTTAACGTACCTTTGACATGAGAAGAATGTTCTTGGCATGATCTCCGAGTAGTTTCCTGACCTGAACCAAGTCCGAACCTTTTCTGACAAAAGACAGAGCGATCATGTCGATTTGATTGGGAACACCCCACTTCATGATGTCTTCTTTGTCTTTCTCAGTTAGAGTTGGGAGATCCACAACGACACCAGGGAGATTAACGTTCTTCCTCTCACCGAGCATCGCAGAGTTCTCGCAGCGGCAACGGACTGTGCCGTTCTCTGTGTCACAAGAGAGGACAAGTAGCGAGATTGTACCGTCGGCACAGAGTATAACCATCCCCGGGTTCACATCTTCGGCCAGCTTCTTGTAACTCATGCAGATCGTTTCCTCGTCTCCCTGCAAGTCGTAGTCAGTGGAAACGGTGATCTCTTGGCCTTGTGTCAACTGGATTGGTTTCCCATCCTTCAAGAAACCGGTTCGGATTTCTGGACCCTGTAACAGAAAATACAGAACCGTCTCGTTAGTTTAATCGGATAAACAAAATGGATTTGCCTCAGCTTAGACATTTACATATACAAAACAGAAGTTAATATGAGAAATATTCAACTGAAACAGCAAAATATTTAAGAGGATCAACTGAAACTTGGGTATAACTTATACTTCACACAGTAACTACATTCTCTGGCCAAGAATCCATAATCACAGACAAGGGAACAATTCAAGAACATTGTCTATCAACACAATCTTCTTCCGACCCAACAATCATAAGTCTCTTGTTTCTTTAATAGAGGACATGCCTGCCTCAATCTAAACATACACAAAGCAGGTGTGACATTTATATAAACGATGTCaagcagaaaaaaataattaaaaccaatCTAAGTTGAACTTTGGTTATAAAGTTCTATACACCACATAATTAACTTCTCTAGGCATAGAAACCATAATTACACAGACCAGAGAGAACAATTCACGAACATCAtctatcaaatttataataacatgatagtaaaaaaaaagtgattaaCATATACATCACTAAAAATAATCAGAGTCTCAGAGTTGAACATAGTCTAATTTTAAGAGATCCCATCTTCTACATTTGGTCTCTACAACAAGCTTCAACTCTTCTCAACTGAACTGGTCTAATTCAAGTTAAACATTTAAgctatttaaaaaaagaaaagaaaaacagagtctCACAGATCTAGATTTATGATCTAGAACAAAATTTACTAGTAATTCCCAGAATGTAATAAACCCAAACGAATAGTGTTTTGTAAGAGTTCTTCTTCACTACTAGAattggaattaaaaaaaaaaaaatatatatatatatatatatatatataaccaaaggAAATGGCATAAAGAGACAAAGCAGTAGTAAACATAAACCAAAATAGATGACTACAAAAGAGGCAATACAATACGTTCATGATTCAATAACAGCAATAAACATATACGCGTCACTGTTCCAGATCGAAAAGCCAATCAGAAACCAAAGCAAAAActgcagaaaaaaaaacctcGCAAACCCTAAAAAAAAGTCAGATCACAGTCGAATCCAGATCAAAATAAGAGAGATGGTCAGTGACTGACTGACTGACCTTGGTGTCGAGCATGACGGCGCAGAGGATGCCAGTGTTGAGCATGGCTTGACGGAGGTTATCGAGAGTCTCCTGGTGGTACTCGTGAGATCCGTGAGAGAAGTTGAACCTAGCGACGTTCATACCGGCCTTGAGGAGCTTCTCCACCATCTCAACGGATCTGGAAGCGGGACCGAGGGTACACACGATCTTCGTCTTCGGCTTTTGCTCTATCATCGCCATCTTTTGTTAGAGAAAAAGCAGACGAGATTTCAAAGGGCTGAAATAAAAATACAACAAGCGAGGATCGCTCTGATGATAGTAGAGACAGAGAGATTtaagggggagagagagagagatctggcTTGGGGACTAGGAAAAGTAGAGAGAGATTCAGGGGATTATGAGGAAGTGTTTGAGTCTCGCCTTTTTGACTTGGGAGAAAATGGGAAATCGAAGGTCGCTGGTTTAGATTGGGTCAACATTTGACCGATACTATTTGTTGATTACCACCGGTTTAGTTTCTCATAAAGTAGTCTCAGTCACCGCACGTTGATTGGCGTATTTGTCTCATTTACTTTTTTCTGCCTTCTCGAACCATTGTCGGGCCGtggttttcaaaacataaatatctcagatttgattttttcctagtcaaaaatatcttctttcgacagaaatatttattatctgAACAATTTTAAGATGTATGATCTTTCAAAaaaagagatatatatatatactagtggtattccggcgctacgcgccgggttcgtacattttatttttatataaacttattcttatataaatttacaattcattttttggttttagtaaataaatatgttcataaATATGATAATAGAAATTTGTCGAGAATGAGAATTTACGATCTATTTGATTGTGGTTAGTGaccatattatattattttgtttgaagtttCTTAATTCAAAGTGGAATAGTATGTAACTAAACGattcaataaaaattaacataaaaaacTGATAATTGTAACAAAGTTAATTTAATTAGAATGGAAACATAAAGTAAAGTTGATGTTTTGTTTAGAGAATATATTTATCATGTTAAGTACCATGTGTTTAGTATATAGAAGGAACGACACCTGAAATTCTATTTTTCAGATTAATCTTAATTTAGACGTTTGTAATAAAgttttgtttgtata
This genomic stretch from Raphanus sativus cultivar WK10039 chromosome 3, ASM80110v3, whole genome shotgun sequence harbors:
- the LOC108843974 gene encoding E3 ubiquitin-protein ligase SIRP1, with the protein product MEETMAARYWCHMCSQMVNPTMESEIKCPFCQSGFVEEMSGNGGLRDVQDPETEFGTTDRAMSLWAPILLGMMSSPRRRRRFRRAELGLEEEDNNEDDDDVADRHHHHHHHRARRHGGEIDLDREFESILRRRRRSSGNILQLLQGIRAGIASEYESSDNNERVIMINPYSQSLVVRGSSDQTHSALTSLGDYFIGPGLDLLLQHLAENDPNRQGTPPARKEAVEALPTVKITEPSLQCSVCLDDFERGVDEAKEMPCKHKFHVKCIVPWLELHNSCPVCRFELPSGNDDGDGESKVESGGGGARTRSVPESSDREVVESVGERGREDDARSGNGRRFSIPWPFSGFFSSSSSSSSSSSSASGSSQSGENNVYSRSYGSSR
- the LOC130509260 gene encoding probable pyruvate kinase, cytosolic isozyme; the encoded protein is MAMIEQKPKTKIVCTLGPASRSVEMVEKLLKAGMNVARFNFSHGSHEYHQETLDNLRQAMLNTGILCAVMLDTKGPEIRTGFLKDGKPIQLTQGQEITVSTDYDLQGDEETICMSYKKLAEDVNPGMVILCADGTISLLVLSCDTENGTVRCRCENSAMLGERKNVNLPGVVVDLPTLTEKDKEDIMKWGVPNQIDMIALSFVRKGSDLVQVRKLLGDHAKNILLMSKVENQEGVANFDDILVNSDAFMIARGDLGMEIPIEKIFLAQKVMIYKCNIQGKPVVTATQMLESMIKSPRPTRAEATDVANAVLDGTDCVMLSGETAAGAYPELAVRTMAKICVEAESTLDYGDVFKRIMQYSPVPMSPLESLASSAVRTANSARATLIMVLTRGGSTARLVAKYRPGMPILSVVVPEMKTDFFDWSCSDESPARHSLIFRGLIPVLYAGSARASHDESTEEAIEFATQHGKEKQLCKTGDSVVALLRVGNASLIKILTVK